A single region of the Plantactinospora soyae genome encodes:
- a CDS encoding ABC transporter ATP-binding protein: protein MTVIEVSKLQKRYGTQVAVRDVSFEVRAGEIFGIVGPNGSGKTTTVECLTGLRRADGGTIRVLGLDPELARTELRRQVGIQLQESQLPDRMKVWEALDLYSSFYAEPADWRALMADMGLTEKRNTVFAKLSGGQKQRLSIALALVGNPRIAVLDELTTGLDPQARRDTWQLVRDVRDRGVTVVLVTHFMDEAERLCDRLAVIRAGEVVAIDTPANLVARAEVPRVERPTLEDAVLALSNPSRAAA from the coding sequence ATGACAGTCATCGAGGTCAGCAAGCTTCAGAAGCGTTACGGCACCCAGGTCGCGGTCCGGGACGTCTCGTTCGAGGTACGTGCCGGCGAGATCTTCGGGATCGTCGGCCCTAACGGCTCCGGCAAGACCACCACGGTGGAGTGCCTGACCGGGCTGCGCCGGGCCGACGGCGGAACGATCCGGGTGCTCGGCCTGGACCCCGAGCTGGCCCGTACCGAACTCCGCCGTCAGGTCGGCATCCAGCTCCAGGAGAGCCAGCTGCCGGACCGGATGAAGGTCTGGGAGGCGCTCGACCTGTACAGCTCGTTCTACGCCGAGCCGGCCGACTGGCGGGCCCTGATGGCCGACATGGGACTCACCGAGAAGCGGAACACCGTGTTCGCCAAGCTCTCCGGTGGGCAGAAGCAGCGGCTGTCGATCGCGCTCGCCCTGGTCGGCAACCCCCGGATCGCGGTGCTCGACGAGCTGACCACCGGGCTCGACCCGCAGGCCCGTCGGGACACCTGGCAACTCGTCCGGGACGTCCGGGACCGGGGCGTCACGGTCGTACTGGTCACGCACTTCATGGACGAGGCCGAGCGGCTCTGCGACCGGCTGGCGGTCATCCGGGCCGGCGAGGTCGTCGCGATCGACACCCCGGCCAACCTGGTCGCCCGCGCCGAGGTGCCCCGGGTCGAGCGCCCCACCCTGGAGGACGCGGTCCTCGCCCTGAGCAACCCGTCCCGCGCCGCCGCCTGA
- a CDS encoding ABC transporter permease: MNATASRQTDRPVSSIRATPGRIAVRSTAKLVVTEAKLFVREPLGAFFGIIFPAALILILGSAMPGFNEPSADVGGRIPVEVYLPITLALAIGTVALVNLLNTLAANREKGVLRRLSTTPVPPVRLLVAQLVVNVIALIVGSGLALLAAWGAFRISAHPNVPGLLIAFVLGAASMVSLAVLLAAFTPTSRAAVGLGSLIYYPMLFAAGVWTPGPLMPEAVRRISDFTPLGAASQALQDSWAGDWPQPLHLVVMLGFTVVFGGLATKLFRWS, encoded by the coding sequence ATGAACGCCACCGCCTCCCGCCAGACCGACCGGCCCGTCAGCAGCATCCGGGCGACGCCGGGTCGGATCGCCGTACGGAGCACCGCGAAGTTGGTCGTCACCGAGGCGAAGCTGTTCGTCCGGGAGCCCCTCGGCGCGTTCTTCGGGATCATCTTTCCGGCCGCCCTGATCCTGATCCTGGGCAGCGCCATGCCGGGCTTCAACGAGCCGAGCGCGGACGTCGGCGGCCGGATACCGGTGGAGGTCTACCTACCGATCACCCTGGCCCTGGCGATCGGCACCGTCGCCCTGGTCAACCTGTTGAACACGCTGGCCGCCAACCGCGAGAAGGGAGTGCTCCGCCGGCTCTCCACCACCCCCGTCCCGCCGGTCAGACTGCTGGTGGCCCAACTCGTGGTCAACGTGATCGCACTGATCGTCGGCTCTGGGCTGGCCCTGCTCGCGGCCTGGGGCGCGTTCCGGATCTCCGCCCACCCGAACGTGCCCGGACTGCTGATCGCCTTCGTGCTCGGCGCGGCCTCGATGGTGTCGCTCGCCGTGCTCCTCGCCGCCTTCACCCCCACCAGTCGCGCCGCGGTCGGACTCGGCAGCCTGATCTACTACCCGATGCTCTTCGCGGCCGGGGTCTGGACGCCCGGCCCGCTGATGCCCGAGGCGGTACGCCGGATCTCCGACTTCACCCCGCTCGGCGCCGCCTCCCAGGCCCTCCAGGACAGCTGGGCCGGCGACTGGCCCCAGCCGCTGCACCTGGTGGTCATGCTCGGCTTCACCGTGGTTTTCGGCGGGCTGGCGACGAAACTGTTCCGCTGGAGCTGA
- a CDS encoding transglutaminase family protein, whose product MTVGSWRLKIRHQTGFTYAGAVAGSYNEARMSPRNDARQAVLDARVEVWPSARTYRYEDYWGTVVTAFDLHEAHESLRVTASSTVETLGPGDQSAATDGAGWADLRGLQTRDRWYELLLPTPRTALDEELTDLAESVRAARPTPHAAAMALCEQVRDEVAYTSGATGVQTDAVQAWRQRKGVCQDISHLVVGLLRSIGIPARYVSGYLHPVPDAGIGESIVGQSHAWVEWWVGRWAAFDPTNGVPVGERHVVVGRGREYGDVPPLKGVYAGPANTGQGVEVTITRLR is encoded by the coding sequence GTGACGGTGGGCAGTTGGCGGCTGAAGATCAGACACCAGACCGGTTTCACCTACGCCGGGGCGGTCGCCGGGTCGTACAACGAGGCCCGGATGTCGCCGCGCAACGATGCCCGCCAGGCGGTGCTGGACGCGCGGGTGGAGGTGTGGCCGTCGGCCCGGACCTACCGGTACGAGGACTACTGGGGGACCGTGGTGACCGCCTTCGACCTGCACGAGGCACACGAGTCGCTGCGGGTCACCGCCTCCTCCACTGTGGAGACGCTGGGCCCCGGTGACCAGTCGGCCGCGACCGACGGCGCCGGCTGGGCGGACCTGCGCGGACTCCAGACCCGGGACCGCTGGTACGAACTGCTGCTGCCCACCCCGCGTACCGCGCTCGACGAGGAGCTGACCGACCTGGCCGAGTCCGTCCGGGCCGCCCGGCCGACCCCGCACGCGGCCGCGATGGCGCTCTGCGAGCAGGTACGCGACGAGGTGGCGTACACCTCGGGCGCGACCGGGGTGCAGACCGACGCCGTACAGGCCTGGCGGCAGCGCAAGGGTGTCTGCCAGGACATCAGCCACCTGGTGGTCGGGCTGCTGCGCAGCATCGGCATCCCCGCCCGGTACGTCTCCGGATACCTGCACCCGGTACCGGACGCGGGGATCGGGGAGAGCATCGTCGGGCAGAGTCACGCCTGGGTCGAATGGTGGGTCGGCCGGTGGGCGGCCTTCGACCCGACCAACGGGGTACCGGTCGGCGAGCGGCACGTCGTGGTCGGCCGTGGCCGGGAGTACGGCGACGTACCGCCGTTGAAGGGCGTCTACGCCGGGCCGGCCAACACCGGGCAGGGCGTCGAGGTGACCATCACCCGGCTGCGCTGA
- a CDS encoding alpha-E domain-containing protein has protein sequence MLSRIAESLYWIGRYVERAEDTARILDVHLHRMLADPWVDEATACRSLLGVMGVGELEQPVTAARVVGLLGLDEENPSSVVGALAAARENARGARETISADMWECLNSTWHGLPGARRRAEEQGVHAFFRWVRERCAVMAGLTDATMSRDEGWLFLVLGRNVERVDMTARLLSTHVRAGGSIPSWLTLLRSCGAWETFLRTYRGSLDDRHSAEFLLLDRLFPRSVFAALSRAEGCLAELEPYGGPGQPGRTGVATDAQRIIGRARTGLEFRAADELIGDLGTVLAGLERTCSQVNDAVSRRYFRQTSAVAWVPEAVA, from the coding sequence ATGCTGAGCCGGATCGCGGAATCGCTCTACTGGATCGGCCGGTACGTCGAACGGGCCGAGGACACCGCGCGGATCCTCGACGTACACCTGCACCGGATGCTCGCCGACCCGTGGGTCGACGAGGCGACGGCCTGCCGGTCGCTGCTCGGCGTGATGGGAGTCGGAGAACTGGAACAGCCGGTCACCGCCGCCCGGGTCGTCGGGCTGCTCGGCCTCGACGAGGAGAACCCGAGTTCCGTGGTCGGCGCCCTGGCCGCCGCCCGGGAGAACGCCCGGGGCGCCCGGGAAACCATCTCGGCCGACATGTGGGAGTGCCTCAACTCGACCTGGCACGGCCTGCCGGGCGCCCGGCGCCGCGCCGAGGAGCAGGGCGTACACGCCTTCTTCCGCTGGGTCCGGGAACGCTGCGCGGTGATGGCCGGCCTCACCGACGCCACCATGAGCCGGGACGAGGGCTGGCTGTTCCTGGTGCTGGGCCGCAACGTGGAACGGGTCGACATGACCGCCCGACTGCTCTCCACCCACGTACGCGCCGGCGGCAGCATTCCGTCCTGGCTGACGCTGCTGCGCTCCTGCGGCGCCTGGGAGACGTTCCTGCGGACGTACCGGGGATCGCTCGACGACCGGCACTCGGCGGAGTTCCTGCTGCTCGACCGGCTCTTCCCCCGCTCGGTCTTCGCCGCGCTCTCCCGGGCCGAGGGCTGCCTCGCCGAACTGGAGCCGTACGGCGGCCCGGGTCAGCCCGGCCGGACCGGAGTGGCCACCGACGCGCAGCGGATCATCGGTCGGGCCCGGACCGGCCTGGAGTTCCGGGCCGCCGACGAGCTGATCGGTGACCTCGGCACGGTCCTCGCCGGCCTGGAACGGACCTGTTCCCAGGTGAACGACGCGGTCTCCCGCCGCTACTTCCGGCAGACCTCCGCCGTCGCCTGGGTGCCGGAGGCGGTCGCGTGA
- a CDS encoding gamma-glutamylcyclotransferase codes for MRHYAAYGSNLDPARMRAYCPHSPMVGTGWLEGWRLTFAGEGVIGWEGAVTTVVESPGDRVFVALYDVHSWDAAQLDEVEGVVSGTYRKLHVRVVTLDGEVTAWVYVFAGYEGGLPTAWYLSEIANAAEKAGAPDDYVAELRARPTGTASA; via the coding sequence GTGCGTCATTACGCCGCGTACGGCTCAAACCTCGATCCCGCCCGAATGCGTGCCTACTGCCCGCATTCGCCGATGGTCGGCACCGGCTGGCTGGAAGGCTGGCGGCTGACCTTCGCCGGCGAGGGGGTGATCGGCTGGGAGGGCGCGGTCACCACCGTCGTCGAATCTCCTGGTGATCGTGTCTTCGTCGCACTCTACGACGTGCACTCCTGGGACGCCGCCCAACTCGACGAGGTCGAGGGCGTCGTCTCGGGCACCTACCGGAAGCTGCACGTCCGGGTGGTCACTCTGGACGGCGAGGTGACCGCCTGGGTGTACGTCTTCGCCGGCTACGAGGGCGGCCTGCCGACCGCCTGGTACCTGTCGGAGATCGCCAACGCGGCGGAGAAGGCCGGTGCCCCGGACGACTACGTGGCCGAACTGCGCGCCCGGCCCACCGGCACCGCCTCCGCCTGA
- a CDS encoding sensor histidine kinase, with the protein MLRRQGIAFVRNLALLGLGLVGLAMSVLLIVAATLVVPYLPAARVAKRLADLGRRLTGSWGGLPVEVERRPGPPAPERWADGWYVHENELYKSPRLPAYLLELAWRSEDPALLREWLWLHLTPFVGGLAVLVPPTLATAGVGLGTLGLAGGAAPVVGAPSPAWAVPVGLALVALGFALAPMALRLHARWSRLLLGPSAQFWWTGSRAARWLRKGSDDTWHGGGLSGLGFAALGGTLLNLVTLLVAWGGLSPQVSHLTRPLVSRYRRYAGTWAGVTIAEPYRPLPELPVPDEDGRYRIGRTLYTDREAAVRVQRYQWWFGDPATWRDQLWAATSPLLGVLGLVPAALVGLGLYGLVGQPLSWVPWAVPLGVFSGEWITPWYLWYGVTRLWPDLGWIPGWASPFVGLAMAGLGMLLAPAMLRLRLRYDRLLLAPTRSASLAHRVDQLTETRADAIDSQAAELRRIERDLHDGAQARLIAVGLSLAGVERLIEEDPAAARALVAQARQASATALTELRDLVRGIHPPVLAERGLPDALRAVALDNPVPVRVTGQLPGRLEPPVESAAYFCALEALANATRHAGASTVEIDITYTGTALRITVADDGRGGADPARGSGLRGVQRRLGTFDGVLRLDSPVGGPTLVTVEIPCPMPG; encoded by the coding sequence ATGTTGCGCCGACAGGGGATCGCGTTCGTTCGGAACCTCGCCCTACTCGGGCTGGGCCTCGTCGGCCTGGCGATGTCCGTGCTGCTGATTGTGGCGGCCACCCTGGTCGTGCCGTACCTGCCCGCGGCGCGGGTCGCCAAGCGGCTGGCGGATCTCGGTCGGCGGTTGACCGGGAGCTGGGGCGGACTGCCGGTGGAGGTCGAGCGGCGGCCCGGCCCGCCGGCACCCGAGCGCTGGGCCGACGGCTGGTACGTCCACGAGAACGAGCTGTACAAGTCGCCGAGGCTGCCCGCGTACCTCCTGGAACTGGCCTGGCGCTCGGAGGACCCGGCGCTGCTGCGCGAGTGGCTGTGGCTGCACCTCACCCCGTTCGTCGGGGGTCTCGCGGTGCTGGTGCCGCCGACGCTGGCCACGGCCGGGGTCGGGCTCGGCACGCTCGGGCTGGCCGGTGGCGCGGCTCCGGTCGTCGGGGCACCGTCGCCGGCCTGGGCGGTACCGGTCGGACTGGCGCTGGTCGCCCTGGGCTTCGCGCTCGCGCCGATGGCGCTCCGGCTGCACGCCCGGTGGAGCCGGCTGCTGCTCGGGCCGTCGGCGCAGTTCTGGTGGACCGGGTCGAGAGCGGCCCGCTGGCTGCGGAAGGGGTCCGACGACACCTGGCACGGCGGCGGGCTCAGCGGCCTGGGTTTCGCCGCCCTCGGTGGCACCCTGCTCAACCTCGTGACGTTGCTGGTCGCCTGGGGCGGGCTCTCGCCGCAGGTGTCGCACCTGACCCGACCCCTGGTCAGCCGGTACCGCAGGTACGCCGGGACGTGGGCCGGCGTGACCATCGCGGAGCCGTACCGGCCGCTGCCGGAACTGCCGGTTCCGGACGAGGACGGCCGGTACCGGATCGGCCGTACCCTCTACACCGATCGCGAGGCGGCGGTCCGGGTCCAGCGGTACCAGTGGTGGTTCGGCGATCCGGCGACCTGGCGGGACCAGCTCTGGGCGGCCACCAGTCCGCTGCTCGGGGTGCTCGGGCTGGTCCCGGCCGCGCTGGTCGGGCTGGGCCTGTACGGGCTGGTCGGGCAGCCGCTGTCCTGGGTGCCCTGGGCGGTGCCGCTCGGCGTGTTCAGCGGGGAGTGGATCACCCCCTGGTACCTCTGGTACGGCGTCACCCGCCTCTGGCCCGACCTCGGGTGGATTCCGGGTTGGGCGAGCCCGTTCGTCGGCCTGGCGATGGCCGGCCTCGGGATGCTGCTCGCCCCGGCGATGCTCCGGCTCCGGCTCCGGTACGACCGGCTGCTGCTCGCCCCGACCCGGTCGGCCTCGCTCGCGCACCGGGTGGACCAGCTCACCGAGACCCGGGCCGACGCGATCGACAGCCAGGCGGCCGAACTGCGCCGGATCGAGCGGGACCTGCACGACGGGGCGCAGGCCCGGCTGATCGCGGTCGGGCTCAGCCTGGCCGGCGTCGAGCGGCTGATCGAGGAGGATCCGGCCGCCGCGCGGGCGCTGGTCGCCCAGGCCCGGCAGGCGTCGGCCACCGCCCTGACCGAACTGCGTGACCTGGTACGCGGCATCCATCCGCCGGTACTCGCCGAACGGGGACTGCCGGACGCACTCCGGGCGGTGGCACTGGACAACCCGGTGCCGGTACGGGTGACGGGTCAGTTGCCCGGCCGGCTCGAGCCGCCGGTGGAGTCGGCGGCGTACTTCTGCGCGCTGGAGGCACTGGCCAACGCGACCCGGCACGCCGGCGCGAGCACGGTGGAGATAGACATCACGTACACCGGCACGGCGCTGCGGATCACCGTCGCCGACGACGGCCGGGGCGGTGCCGATCCGGCCCGGGGCAGCGGGCTGCGGGGCGTCCAGCGCCGGCTCGGCACCTTCGACGGCGTACTCAGGCTGGACAGCCCGGTCGGTGGCCCGACGCTGGTGACCGTGGAGATCCCGTGCCCGATGCCGGGCTGA
- a CDS encoding SCO6745 family protein: MTPEQAAGAARPSVLQLGGAFIECPRTLRRARQMGISGWAFFVTGRGAVLGDVRTETVAAAIGILAPDAVADGWESAVRVASPCQVAEVARAECCRWGIDYLAGFPPVGRLIELVEPVVAAADVTGMPLFAAWRGMPVPADAAPASRAAVLLHLLFEYYSGASLMAARAAGMSPMEIILAGPEGESGAVAYGWSPPYPPVGPLVRRRLWAESVGDRIVAQAFGVLTAAQRSELVNLLGTASTGVRMAPPVPD, translated from the coding sequence TTGACCCCCGAGCAGGCCGCTGGCGCGGCCAGGCCGAGCGTGCTGCAGTTGGGCGGCGCCTTCATCGAGTGCCCCCGGACGTTGCGCCGGGCGCGGCAGATGGGCATCTCCGGCTGGGCGTTCTTCGTGACGGGTCGCGGCGCGGTGCTCGGCGACGTACGGACCGAGACGGTGGCCGCCGCGATCGGCATCCTCGCGCCGGACGCCGTGGCCGACGGCTGGGAGAGCGCCGTCCGGGTGGCGTCCCCGTGCCAGGTGGCCGAGGTCGCCCGCGCCGAGTGCTGTCGCTGGGGCATCGACTACCTGGCCGGCTTCCCGCCGGTGGGGCGCCTGATCGAGCTGGTCGAGCCGGTGGTGGCCGCCGCCGACGTGACCGGGATGCCACTCTTCGCCGCCTGGCGGGGCATGCCGGTGCCGGCCGACGCCGCCCCGGCATCCCGGGCGGCGGTGCTGCTGCATCTGCTCTTCGAGTACTACTCCGGGGCGAGCCTGATGGCGGCGCGGGCCGCCGGCATGTCGCCGATGGAGATCATCCTGGCCGGTCCCGAGGGCGAGTCCGGTGCGGTGGCGTACGGCTGGTCGCCGCCGTACCCGCCGGTGGGGCCGCTGGTACGACGGCGGCTGTGGGCCGAGTCGGTGGGTGACCGGATCGTGGCGCAGGCGTTCGGCGTACTCACCGCGGCGCAGCGGTCGGAACTGGTCAACCTGTTGGGTACGGCGTCGACCGGCGTCCGGATGGCACCCCCCGTACCGGACTGA
- a CDS encoding NAD(P)H-quinone dehydrogenase: MSRIVIIGGGPAGYEAALVAAQLDADVTVVETDGAGGACVLHDCVPSKTFIASSEVVTGYRDTDEFGVHSDGLAAITVDAATVYGRVKRLALAQSADIQAKLIKAGVTFVAGRAKLGVDTLGHTHQVLVTPSDGDSTYSMDASTVLIATGATPRVLPTAVPDGERILDWRQVYDLPELPESLIVIGSGVTGAEFASAYLAMGVKVTLVSSRDRVMPHEDPDAATAIEQVFRSRGMTILNNSRANEVRRTGDGVEVELSDGRLVHGSHALMAVGSVPNTADLGLTEYGVAVAPGGYVSTDRVSRTNVPGIYAAGDCTGVLPLASVAAMQGRIAMWHALGEAVSPLRLRTVAANVFTDPELATVGVSQNEVDSGKVPARQVMLPLAGNARAKMADLRDGFIKLFCRPASGQVVGGVVVAPKASELILPITIAVENNLTVDQLALTFTIYPSLSGSITEAARQLMLHELE; the protein is encoded by the coding sequence GTGAGCCGGATTGTGATCATCGGCGGGGGGCCGGCCGGCTACGAGGCGGCCCTGGTCGCCGCCCAGTTGGACGCCGACGTCACGGTCGTCGAGACCGATGGCGCCGGGGGCGCCTGCGTGCTGCACGACTGCGTCCCCTCGAAGACCTTCATCGCGAGTTCCGAGGTCGTCACCGGATACCGCGACACCGATGAGTTCGGGGTCCACTCCGACGGCCTGGCGGCGATCACCGTCGACGCGGCGACGGTGTACGGGCGGGTCAAGCGCCTCGCGTTGGCCCAGTCGGCCGACATCCAGGCCAAACTGATCAAGGCTGGCGTGACGTTCGTCGCCGGCCGGGCCAAGCTGGGCGTGGACACGCTCGGTCACACCCACCAGGTGCTGGTGACGCCGTCGGACGGTGACTCCACGTACTCGATGGATGCCTCGACGGTACTGATCGCAACCGGCGCCACCCCCCGGGTGCTGCCCACCGCCGTACCGGACGGCGAACGGATCCTGGACTGGCGCCAGGTGTACGACCTGCCGGAGCTGCCCGAGAGCCTGATCGTCATCGGCTCCGGCGTCACCGGCGCCGAGTTCGCCAGCGCCTACCTGGCGATGGGCGTGAAGGTGACCCTGGTCTCCAGCCGGGACCGGGTCATGCCGCACGAGGACCCCGACGCCGCGACGGCGATCGAGCAGGTGTTCCGGTCCCGGGGCATGACCATCCTGAACAACAGCCGGGCGAACGAGGTCCGCCGGACCGGCGACGGGGTCGAGGTGGAACTCTCCGACGGCCGGCTGGTGCACGGCTCGCACGCGCTGATGGCGGTCGGCTCGGTGCCGAACACCGCCGACCTCGGCCTGACCGAGTACGGCGTCGCGGTCGCTCCCGGCGGCTACGTCAGCACGGACCGGGTCTCCCGGACCAACGTGCCCGGGATCTACGCGGCCGGCGACTGCACCGGCGTACTGCCGCTGGCCAGTGTGGCCGCCATGCAGGGCCGGATCGCCATGTGGCACGCCCTGGGCGAGGCGGTGTCGCCGCTGCGGCTGCGTACGGTCGCCGCCAACGTCTTCACCGACCCGGAACTGGCCACCGTCGGGGTGTCGCAGAACGAGGTGGACTCCGGCAAGGTGCCGGCCCGCCAGGTGATGCTGCCGCTGGCCGGCAACGCCCGGGCCAAGATGGCCGACCTGCGGGACGGCTTCATCAAGCTCTTCTGCCGGCCCGCCTCCGGCCAGGTCGTCGGCGGTGTGGTGGTGGCGCCGAAGGCCAGCGAGCTGATCCTGCCGATCACGATCGCGGTGGAGAACAACCTCACGGTCGACCAGTTGGCGCTGACCTTCACCATCTATCCGTCGCTCTCCGGTTCGATCACCGAGGCGGCCCGGCAGCTGATGTTGCACGAGCTGGAGTAG
- a CDS encoding circularly permuted type 2 ATP-grasp protein: protein MADLFEDYRLGPGWDEMFGAPGMPRETYEALHATLQPLSSVELRVRAEVLARAFLDQGITFALKGVEGPFPLDIVPRIIAAGEWRVVEAGVAQRVKALEAFLADIYGAGQVLADGVVPRRVVVTSAHFHREAAGISPHNGVRIHVAGVDLVRDEEGAFRVLEDNVRVPSGVSYVMENRRAMAHVLPEVFAATRIQPVESYPGELLRALRAAAPVGITDPTVVVLTPGVHNSAYFEHALLAREMGVELVEGRDLVCVGNEVAMRTTGGEQRVDVIYRRIDDEFLDPVHFRADSVIGVAGLLNAARAGRVTIANAVGNGVADDKLLYSYVPDLIRYYLGEEPTLSNVETYRLEDPDVLDHVLDQLDRLVCKPVDGSGGAGIVIGSQASDSELAELRTRITADPRGWIAQREVALSMVPTLIGNRLRARHVDLRPFAVNDGQRVSVLPGGLTRVALPEGALVVNSSQGGGSKDTWILAEPPSELSPVDLSTGIDPAEPVDPAELSEPDAPVLPRVPTPRSPDPGPGGGQVAEQQQQQQQSTRDAGADQGWSRC from the coding sequence ATGGCGGACTTGTTCGAGGACTACCGCCTCGGCCCTGGCTGGGACGAGATGTTCGGCGCGCCGGGCATGCCCCGGGAGACGTACGAAGCCCTGCACGCCACCCTGCAACCGTTGTCCAGTGTCGAACTCCGGGTTCGGGCGGAGGTACTGGCCCGGGCGTTCCTCGACCAGGGGATCACCTTCGCACTCAAGGGTGTCGAGGGGCCGTTCCCGCTCGACATCGTGCCCCGGATCATCGCCGCCGGCGAGTGGCGGGTGGTCGAGGCCGGAGTCGCCCAGCGGGTGAAGGCGCTGGAGGCCTTCCTCGCCGACATCTACGGCGCCGGCCAGGTCCTCGCCGACGGCGTGGTACCCCGCCGGGTCGTGGTCACCAGCGCGCACTTCCACCGCGAAGCCGCCGGCATCAGCCCACACAACGGGGTACGGATCCACGTCGCCGGAGTCGACCTGGTCCGTGACGAGGAGGGCGCCTTCCGGGTGCTGGAGGACAACGTCCGGGTCCCCTCCGGGGTTAGTTACGTGATGGAGAACCGCCGGGCGATGGCCCACGTACTGCCCGAGGTCTTCGCCGCGACCCGGATCCAGCCCGTGGAGTCGTACCCGGGGGAGTTGTTGCGGGCCCTGCGCGCGGCGGCGCCGGTCGGGATCACCGATCCGACGGTGGTGGTCCTGACCCCCGGCGTGCACAACTCGGCCTACTTCGAGCACGCCCTACTGGCCCGCGAGATGGGCGTCGAGCTGGTCGAGGGCCGGGACCTGGTCTGTGTGGGCAACGAGGTCGCCATGCGGACCACCGGCGGCGAGCAGCGGGTCGACGTCATCTACCGGCGGATCGACGACGAGTTCCTCGATCCGGTGCATTTCCGGGCCGACTCGGTGATCGGGGTCGCCGGGCTGTTGAACGCGGCCCGGGCCGGTCGGGTGACCATCGCCAACGCCGTCGGCAACGGCGTCGCGGACGACAAGCTCCTCTACTCGTACGTCCCGGACCTGATCCGTTACTACCTGGGCGAGGAGCCGACGCTGTCCAACGTCGAGACGTACCGGCTGGAGGACCCGGACGTGCTCGACCACGTCCTCGACCAGTTGGACCGGCTGGTGTGCAAGCCGGTCGACGGGTCCGGCGGGGCGGGCATCGTGATCGGCTCCCAGGCATCCGACTCCGAACTGGCCGAGCTGCGGACCCGGATCACCGCCGACCCGCGCGGCTGGATCGCCCAGCGCGAGGTGGCGCTCTCGATGGTGCCGACGCTGATCGGCAACCGGCTGCGGGCCCGGCACGTCGACCTGCGCCCGTTCGCGGTCAACGACGGCCAGCGGGTCAGCGTGCTGCCGGGCGGGCTGACCCGGGTCGCGCTGCCCGAGGGCGCGTTGGTGGTCAACTCCAGCCAGGGCGGCGGGTCCAAGGACACCTGGATCCTCGCCGAGCCGCCGTCCGAACTCAGCCCGGTGGACCTGAGCACCGGCATCGACCCGGCCGAGCCCGTCGATCCCGCCGAGCTTTCCGAGCCTGACGCTCCGGTGCTGCCCCGGGTACCCACGCCGCGCAGCCCCGATCCGGGACCGGGTGGCGGGCAGGTCGCCGAACAGCAGCAACAGCAGCAACAGTCCACTCGGGACGCCGGTGCCGACCAGGGGTGGTCGAGATGCTGA